A genomic region of Pseudoxanthomonas suwonensis contains the following coding sequences:
- the secF gene encoding protein translocase subunit SecF: MKIFPLTLVPNDTRIDFMRMRWVSMGIAALLFVASVATIAINGFNYALDFTGGTVVEVRFDRAASVDGVRERLASAGYDGAQVQSFGSGTDLLVRLQPRDGQTTTDANNRTAQDVLAAASTPDNQAHLLRTEFVGPQVGAELARNGLYAALFVVVGFLIYIGFRFELKFAVVATLTTLFDVLLVAAFFSLTGREFDLTVLAGLLSVMGFSINDTIVVFDRVRENFRSLRVEPLEVMNRSINQTLSRTIITSVVFFLSVLALYLYGGGSLEGLALSQMIGAVVGTLSSIFIACPLLTVGPLKVTKQDLLPKAKDEAALARRP, encoded by the coding sequence ATGAAGATCTTCCCGCTTACCCTGGTCCCCAACGACACCCGCATCGACTTCATGCGGATGCGCTGGGTGTCGATGGGCATCGCCGCGCTGCTGTTCGTCGCCTCGGTGGCGACCATCGCCATCAACGGCTTCAACTACGCGCTGGACTTCACCGGCGGCACCGTGGTCGAGGTGCGCTTCGACCGTGCCGCCAGCGTCGATGGCGTGCGCGAGCGCCTGGCCTCGGCCGGCTACGACGGCGCGCAGGTGCAGAGCTTCGGCAGCGGCACCGACCTGCTGGTCCGGCTGCAGCCGCGCGACGGCCAGACCACCACCGACGCCAACAACCGCACCGCCCAGGACGTGCTGGCGGCGGCGTCGACCCCTGACAACCAGGCACACCTGCTGCGCACCGAGTTCGTCGGCCCGCAGGTCGGCGCGGAACTGGCCCGCAACGGCCTGTATGCCGCGCTGTTCGTGGTGGTCGGCTTCCTGATCTACATCGGTTTCCGCTTCGAGCTGAAGTTCGCGGTGGTCGCGACCCTGACCACGCTGTTCGATGTGCTGCTGGTCGCGGCGTTCTTCTCCCTGACCGGGCGCGAGTTCGACCTGACGGTGTTGGCCGGCCTGTTGTCGGTGATGGGGTTCTCGATCAACGACACGATCGTAGTGTTCGACCGTGTCCGCGAGAACTTCCGCAGCCTACGGGTGGAGCCGCTGGAGGTGATGAATCGCTCGATCAACCAGACCCTGTCGCGCACCATCATCACCTCGGTGGTGTTCTTCCTGTCGGTGCTGGCGCTGTACCTGTACGGCGGCGGCTCGCTGGAAGGCCTGGCCCTGAGCCAGATGATCGGCGCGGTGGTCGGCACCCTGTCCTCGATCTTCATCGCCTGCCCGTTGCTGACCGTCGGCCCGCTGAAGGTCACCAAGCAGGACCTGCTGCCCAAGGCCAAGGACGAGGCGGCGCTGGCGCGGCGGCCCTGA
- a CDS encoding inositol monophosphatase family protein, giving the protein MQSPAVNVMVKAARLGGNVLLRHINRLDALNVVQKQRMDYASEVDADAEKVIVKELRRAYPDYGVLGEESGHQPGRQGRFQWVIDPLDGTSNYLRGFPHYCVSIALVDNGEPIDAVIFDPLRNELFTASRGAGAVLNDKKIRVADRKDLAGTVVGTGFPPRERARAGAQLKCVDSLLVQAEDVRRTGSAALDLAYVACGRLDAYFEAGVKAWDIAAGVLLVREAGGRICDFRGAGTPRLDERGPEARQIIAANVKVADELQKLVVNTGYAAAFN; this is encoded by the coding sequence ATGCAATCCCCCGCCGTCAACGTCATGGTCAAGGCCGCCCGCCTCGGCGGCAACGTGCTGCTGCGCCACATCAACCGCCTGGACGCGCTCAACGTGGTCCAGAAGCAGCGCATGGACTACGCCAGCGAGGTCGACGCGGATGCCGAGAAGGTGATCGTCAAGGAGCTGCGCCGGGCCTACCCCGACTATGGCGTGCTGGGCGAGGAAAGCGGCCACCAGCCGGGCCGGCAGGGCCGCTTCCAGTGGGTGATCGATCCGCTCGACGGCACCAGCAACTACCTGCGCGGCTTCCCCCACTACTGCGTCTCGATTGCCCTGGTCGACAACGGCGAGCCGATCGACGCGGTGATCTTCGACCCGCTGCGCAACGAGCTGTTCACCGCCAGCCGCGGCGCCGGCGCGGTGCTCAACGACAAGAAGATCCGCGTGGCCGACCGCAAGGACCTGGCCGGCACCGTGGTCGGCACCGGCTTCCCGCCGCGCGAGCGCGCCCGCGCCGGCGCCCAGCTCAAGTGCGTGGATTCGCTGCTGGTCCAGGCCGAGGATGTGCGCCGCACCGGTTCGGCCGCACTCGACCTGGCCTACGTGGCCTGCGGCCGCCTGGACGCCTACTTCGAGGCCGGGGTGAAGGCCTGGGACATCGCCGCCGGCGTGTTGCTGGTGCGCGAGGCCGGCGGCCGGATCTGCGACTTCCGCGGTGCAGGCACCCCGCGCCTGGACGAGCGCGGCCCGGAGGCGCGGCAGATCATCGCGGCCAACGTGAAGGTCGCCGACGAGCTGCAGAAGCTTGTGGTCAACACCGGGTACGCCGCGGCGTTCAACTGA
- a CDS encoding RNA methyltransferase: MATPLNESTATGAAGHVRIVLVGTQHPGNIGAAARAMKTMGLSQLVLVSPEKPLDDDAYRRSAGAEDVLEAAPVHATLAQAVADCRLVLGCTARSRRVQLEQLDPDAAAGRLLHFAAGGPVALVFGRERTGLTNEELQLCHASVHIPSDPAFSSLNLAAAVQVLAYELRRALLAGGPAEDGTTPHPDGLPATHEQVEGFFSQLAETLEAIDFHKGRAPESAMRKLRRLFLRTDLTVNEVRLLRGVLADAQRMARLAGDAGRLSS, translated from the coding sequence ATGGCAACTCCCCTGAACGAATCCACCGCCACCGGCGCGGCCGGTCATGTCCGCATCGTCCTGGTCGGCACCCAGCACCCGGGCAACATCGGTGCGGCCGCCCGCGCGATGAAGACCATGGGCCTGTCGCAACTGGTCCTGGTGTCCCCGGAAAAGCCCCTCGACGACGACGCCTACCGGCGTTCGGCCGGGGCCGAGGACGTGCTCGAGGCCGCCCCGGTCCACGCGACCCTGGCCCAGGCGGTGGCCGACTGCCGGCTGGTGCTCGGCTGCACCGCGCGCAGCCGGCGGGTGCAGCTGGAGCAGCTGGACCCGGACGCGGCCGCGGGCCGGCTGCTGCATTTCGCGGCCGGCGGGCCGGTGGCGCTGGTCTTCGGCCGCGAGCGCACCGGCCTGACCAACGAGGAACTGCAGCTGTGCCACGCCTCGGTGCACATCCCGTCCGACCCGGCGTTCAGTTCGCTCAACCTGGCCGCGGCGGTGCAGGTGCTGGCCTACGAATTGCGCCGCGCGCTGCTGGCCGGCGGGCCCGCGGAGGATGGGACGACGCCGCACCCGGACGGGCTGCCGGCCACGCACGAGCAGGTCGAGGGATTCTTCTCGCAGCTGGCCGAGACGCTGGAGGCGATCGACTTCCACAAGGGCCGCGCGCCGGAATCGGCCATGCGCAAGCTGCGCCGGCTGTTCCTGCGCACCGACCTGACCGTGAACGAGGTCCGGCTGCTGCGCGGGGTGCTGGCCGATGCGCAGCGGATGGCGCGGCTGGCCGGGGACGCCGGCCGTCTGTCGTCCTGA